A genomic segment from Blastocatellia bacterium encodes:
- a CDS encoding 2-hydroxyacid dehydrogenase produces MTNQATAHIVVLSPVPAALVQQWLVAQSGRFDLIVTSAEGATDEQLNNALQQADMLLGDYTFRHAITEQFLSRTPKLRFIQQPSVGYEHIDLKACRQRGVTVANTPGVNDVAVAEHTLMLALALLKKAIYAHQRTSEGQWVQRELMWERGIFELQGKTYGIIGMGRIGREVARRLNAFGTQTLYYDPVRLPADEEADLKVQYRALDDLLRVADIVSLHVPLTEQTRGMIGQRELSLMKFSAVFINVARGECVDELALAERLRQKKLAGAGVDVFSQEPIAADHPLLRLENVILTPHIAGATAEVRQRVVQMAVGNLVRVLKGEEPLYVVNPRT; encoded by the coding sequence ATGACGAATCAAGCTACAGCTCACATCGTTGTTCTGTCACCGGTTCCAGCCGCATTAGTGCAACAATGGCTGGTCGCGCAATCAGGCCGATTTGATCTGATCGTGACAAGCGCGGAAGGCGCAACCGACGAGCAACTCAATAACGCTTTGCAACAAGCCGACATGCTGCTTGGCGATTACACATTCCGTCATGCGATCACGGAACAGTTTTTGTCGCGGACGCCAAAGCTGCGGTTCATTCAACAGCCCAGTGTCGGCTATGAACATATTGATCTGAAGGCCTGCCGGCAGCGCGGCGTGACGGTCGCCAACACGCCGGGCGTCAATGATGTGGCGGTGGCTGAGCATACACTGATGTTAGCGTTGGCATTGTTGAAAAAAGCTATATATGCCCATCAGAGGACCAGTGAAGGGCAGTGGGTTCAGCGAGAATTGATGTGGGAACGCGGCATCTTCGAGCTGCAAGGAAAGACCTATGGCATCATCGGCATGGGGCGCATTGGTCGAGAAGTGGCGCGACGGTTGAATGCGTTTGGGACACAGACGCTGTATTACGATCCCGTGCGATTGCCTGCTGATGAGGAAGCCGATCTGAAGGTGCAATACAGAGCGTTGGATGATCTCCTGCGAGTCGCTGATATTGTCAGTCTGCATGTGCCGTTAACTGAGCAGACACGCGGCATGATCGGCCAGCGCGAGTTGTCGCTGATGAAGTTCAGCGCCGTGTTCATCAACGTTGCGCGGGGCGAGTGTGTAGATGAGCTGGCGCTGGCTGAGCGCCTGCGCCAGAAGAAACTGGCCGGGGCAGGCGTGGACGTTTTCTCTCAGGAACCCATCGCGGCCGACCATCCGTTGCTGCGCCTGGAGAATGTGATCTTAACGCCACACATTGCCGGCGCTACTGCTGAGGTGCGGCAGCGAGTGGTTCAGATGGCCGTTGGAAATTTAGTCAGGGTGTTGAAAGGTGAAGAGCCGTTGTATGTGGTGAACCCACGTACCTGA